One Drechmeria coniospora strain ARSEF 6962 chromosome 01, whole genome shotgun sequence genomic region harbors:
- a CDS encoding cysteinyl-tRNA synthetase translates to MESLKIHNSLKPGAPVPFVPIEPGKVSWYVCGPTVYDKSHLGHARNYVSTDIIRRILMHYFGFSVKFVMNMTDVDDKIIIKARRQRLLELEKNKTYSNDDLRKLALAAFKAYAASSLPLLSGDGADLDETNYAARRDAAYGKVLSGHALCGEGKPGDAEAKVKMHIGNMDAAANGLQEGAIFPGADEILLPYLDSLYKETIDTRDQTIFTDLTKSMEALFTEDMDNLNVMRPDVITRVTEYVPQIVRFVERVVEKGFAYEAEGSVYFDITAFEKAGNTYARLRPDSKNDKSLQEEGEGSLSKNLGGKRGAGDFALWKKSKAGEPFWSSPWGEGRPGWHIECSVMASDILGSRMDIHSGGIDLAFPHHDNELAQSEAYFCEHGKGEHTWVNYFLHMGHLSISGSKMSKSLKNFQTIQDALSANYTARSMRIVFLMGKWNDGVEISPDMRAQSDNWESTISNFFTNTKSWLAEAEAVTDGVKSLSIGEGKLATGLLADLEQAKKEVEGALLNSFDTPRAMLVILKLVNSTNAYLKDNKDTDLAEVEAIARWITKMVGIFGLDANANAPYDGLGWASAISANVDPKTAIGPYAAVFDRVKADVTKLSLPGDAIPTLLGRDPAKEFASVASSGSRDMEKLALPYLRAVSQIRDELRRVVGAQSPQVKKEILVITDRIRDHDLTNLGVYLDDRPDNQPSLIKFIPAAELIAAREEKAAREAEKARKKEEMRLAREKVEQEAKEKAKIPPEELFKKDERYGAWDEQGLPTKMKDGSEVPKSQMKSLKKLWDKQKKVHDDLKAKGGL, encoded by the exons atggagtCGTTGAAAATTCACAACTCCCTCAAGCCGGGCGCTCCCGTCCCTTTCGTCCCCATCGAGCCCGGCAAGGTCTCGTGGTACGTCTGCGGGCCGACCGTCTACGACAAGAGTCACCTGGGCCACGCACGCAACTATGTCTCGACCGATATTATTCGGCGCATTTTAATGCATTATTTTGGCTTCAGCGTCAAGTTCGTCATGAACATGACcgatgtcgacgacaag ATCATCATCAAGGCGAGACGGCAACGGCTactcgagctcgagaagaaCAAGACATATTCCAACGATGATCTGAGAAAATTGGCTCTGGCTGCCTTCAAGGCATATGCCGCGAGCAGTCTGCCGCTGCTGTCGGGGGATGGGGCCGATCTGGACGAGACCAACTACGCTGCGCGACGAGACGCTGCCTATGGCAAGGTTCTGTCCGGGCATGCCCTCTGCGGCGAGGGCAAACCTGGCGATGCAGAGGCCAAGGTCAAGATGCACATCGGCAACATGGATGCCGCAGCCAACGGTCTGCAGGAGGGTGCCATATtccccggcgccgacgagattCTTCTACCCTACCTCGACTCCCTATACAAGGAGACGATCGACACCCGAGACCAGACCATCTTCACGGATCTCACCAAGAGCATGGAGGCACTCTTCACCGAGGACATGGATAACCTCAACGTGATGCGCCCCGACGTGATCACGAGAGTGACCGAGTACGTCCCTCAGATTGTTCGGTTCGTCGAGCGAGTCGTGGAGAAGGGCTTCGCGTACGAGGCTGAGGGCTCCGTCTACTTTGACATTACGGCGTTCGAAAAGGCCGGAAACACGTACGCTCGGCTGCGGCCGGACAGCAAGAACGACAAGTCCCtccaggaggagggcgaAGGCTCGCTCTCCAAGAACTTGGGTGGCAAGCGTGGCGCCGGCGACTTTGCGCTGTGGAAAAAGtccaaggccggcgagccATTTTGGTCCAGTCCGTGGGGCGAGGGACGACCTGGATGGCACATCGAGtgctccgtcatggcctcggACATTTTGGGCTCGCGGATGGACATTCACTcgggcggcatcgacctCGCCTTCCCCCACCACGACAACGAGCTGGCGCAGAGCGAGGCCTACTTCTGCGAGCACGGCAAGGGCGAGCACACCTGGGTCAACTACTTTCTGCACATGGGTCACCTGTCCATTTCGGGCTCCAAAATGTCCAAGTCCCTCAAGAACTTTCAGACGATCCAAGACGCCCTCTCGGCCAACTACACGGCCAGAAGCATGCGAATCGTCTTCTTGATGGGCAAGTGGAACGACGGAGTTGAGATCTCCCCCGACATGCGAGCGCAGTCGGACAACTGGGAGAGCACGATTAGC AACTTTTTCACCAATACGAAATCATGGCTTGCCGAGGCGGAGGCCGTCACCGACGGCGTCAAGTCTTTGTCCATCGGCGAAGGCAAGTTGGCCaccggcctcctcgccgatcTTGAGCAAGCGAAGAAGGAGGTGGAGGGGGCGCTGCTCAACTCTTTCGACACACCGAGGGCCATGCTCGTCATCCTGAAGCTCGTAAACTCGACCAACGCATACCTCAAGGATAATAAAGACACGGACCTCGCTGAAGTGGAAGCCATCGCCAGGTGGATCACCAAGATGGTTGGCATATTTGGACTGgacgccaacgccaacgccCCTTACGACGGTCTAGGATGGGCGTCAGCCATTTCGGCCAACGTAGACCCGAAGACGGCGATCGGTCCGTACGCGGCCGTGTTTGACCGTGTCAAGGCCGACGTGACGAAACTGTCGCTGCCCGGTGACGCCATCCccaccctcctcggccgggaCCCTGCCAAGGAGTTTGCGTCGGTCGCCTCCAGCGGCTCGCGCGACATGGAAAAGCTCGCGCTGCCTTACCTACGCGCCGTGTCCCAGATTCGCGACGAGCTTCGCCGGGTCGTTGGTGCGCAATCGCCACAGGTCAAAAAGGAGATTCTGGTCATCACCGACCGGATCCGCGACCACGATCTCACCAATCTCGGCGTGTACCTCGACGACCGGCCGGACAACCAGCCGTCCCTGATCAAGTTCATCCCCGCGGCAGAGCTCATCGCGGCCCgcgaggagaaggcggcgcgggaggcggagaaggcaAGGAAGAAGGAAGAGATGAGACTGGCTCGGGAGAAGGTCGAGCAGGAGGCCAAGGAAAAGGCCAAGATCCCGCCAGAAGAGCTGTTCAAGAAGGACGAGCGCTACGGTGCCTGGGACGAGCAGGGTCTGCCAACGAAGATGAAGGACGGAAGCGAGGTGCCGAAGAGCCAGATGAAGTCGTTGAAGAAGTTGTGGGACAAGCAAAAAAAGGTGCACGACGACCTCAAGGCCAAGGGAGGGTTGTAG